A window of bacterium genomic DNA:
ACGAAAAATTGCAAAACCTCAAGATCATAACTGAATAATAGAGGGCGGGGTTATTAAGTAGGAGTTCCGGCGGTTTTGTCTCCTTCGGATATCGTCCGCTACAAGCGGCCGAAAACCGCCGATTCACTTTTTGAATAGAAATTTTGTATGGCCGGAAAAGATTATTACAACATTCTCGGAGTTTCCAAAGACGCGTCCGATGACGATATAAAAAAGGCGTATCGGCGTCTCGCGCACCAGCATCATCCCGATAAAACCGGAGGAAATGAGAAAAAATTTAAAGAGATCAATGAGGCGTATCAGGTGCTTTCGGACGGCCAGAAACGCGCTCAATACGACCAATTCGGCACAGCCTTCCAGGGAGGAGGAGCTCAAGGCGGGTTTGATTTTTCAGACTTTATGAATGGCGCAGGAGGAGGTGGCGTGGACCTGGGCAGTATTTTTGGCGATATGTTCGGCGGGGGTTTTTCATCACGCACGCGCCGAGACCGCCGGCAAGGAGAGCGCGGGCATGATATCGCCATTGACGTGGAAATTACCCTTTCGGATGCGTTTACCGGAGCGGAGCGAACATTCGAATTGAAACGCATGTCTCGCTGTGCGCACTGTACCGGCACGGGAGCCGAACCCGGAACGCCTATCAAGACATGCGCGACTTGTAGCGGATCGGGATATGTACGGGAAACACGGCAGATATTTTTTGGAAGTTTTGCGACCGAATCGGTCTGTCCCCATTGTAAAGGAGAGGGGAAAGTCCCCGAAAAGGCATGCAAAGATTGCCACGGGCAGGGAAGGATACCGCTTATAAAGCCGGTAACGTTGCATGTTCCTGCCGGTATACGCGATGGCGAGGTCATCAAATTGGAAAGCGAGGGGGAGTCGGGGCTTTACGGCAGGCACAGCGGGGATCTCTACGCAACGATTCATGTAAGGGCACATGAACATTTCAGGCGTCAGGAAGATGATATCCACTACACACTGCGTATTCCGCTTGTGGAAGCGGTGCTGGGAGAAGACACAAAGATAGTTCCGACCATTGATGGAAAAACGAAAATACGGATACCGTCAGGCATAGATTCCGGAACCGTGCTGAAACTACGCGAGAAGGGGATGCCAAGGCTCCGCGCACGCGGGAGAGGCGACATGCTCATTAAGGTTGAAGTTGAAACGCCCAAACGCCTTTCACGGCGCGCAAAGGAACTCCTGGAGGAGTTGCGAAAAGAATTGAAATAAAAATCCGCAGAGGTTCTTTAAAAAGGAGGAGTATGTTCTCTTATGAATTCAAGGAACGTCATCCAACGCTCTGTTATGTTTTGGCCGGTGCTCTTATTACATTTTTTGCGGGCTGGCTGTATCTTTACGGGGTCGCATGGTTTTTTCGGGCGGTTCTCAAATTAAAGGACGCATACCTTCAACAAGACCGTGATTACATCATCCTGTTCTTCCCCGATAAGCAAAAAAGTCCCAAACCGGGAGATTGACCGCGAAAGAGCCAGGAAGTATGCTGTATTTATGTGCAAACGTTTGATGCCAATTTTTGTTCTTCTGTTGCTTGCCAGCACCGCGGCGTATTCGGTGGTGAACGCGGCGCGATCCACGCTTCCCGAGCGCGCTGAACGTACGTCGTGTAGCGCACGCATCGCTTCATTTTGTAGCGTATACGGGACTAACGTCTGTAATGCCATAGTCCCGCAGAGCTGCGGTGCGATGCAATCGTCGGAGTCTCGCGGAGAGCAACGGCATGAACATAGTGTGTTCTATATTCTTTCATGGATTCTCCTTGGAGTTGTTTTTGTGGAATTTTTCAGACGACATAAGAATGAACAAGCGTTGTTAAAAAAGGACTTTGTGCATTACCTCCTTTTTCAGAACGAAGCCTCGTCTCCGCTCTTGGTCGGCGGACTTTCATCGCTTAGACTTTAAGATTATTTCAACCTAGCGTACGCCAATGATACACGCCCGCGTGTATCATTGCCTGCTAGGTTTTTATTTATTAGCCGCAATATTTTATGCAAAAAAACTTAATCATTGCCATCGGCGTAGCCATCATTGTCGGCGGAGCATTTATATCACAGCGCCGTTCAAAAACATCCGACCCTACTCATTCGCCAACGCCCTCATCGCAGATGACAGTTGTCCCTAGCGTTTCTCCAACTCCGCTTACGGTGCTTGAGGAAGTGAGAACGTTCAAAGAATTTACTGTTACGGCCACGCAATTTACATTCGAGCCGAGCGTTATCCGTGTCACAAAGGGTGATGTAGTGCGTCTGAAGCTTGTGAATGCTGACGTGGCGCATGGCATCGTCATACCGGAGTTCAACGTGAACCTCATGGCTGGAG
This region includes:
- the dnaJ gene encoding molecular chaperone DnaJ; protein product: MAGKDYYNILGVSKDASDDDIKKAYRRLAHQHHPDKTGGNEKKFKEINEAYQVLSDGQKRAQYDQFGTAFQGGGAQGGFDFSDFMNGAGGGGVDLGSIFGDMFGGGFSSRTRRDRRQGERGHDIAIDVEITLSDAFTGAERTFELKRMSRCAHCTGTGAEPGTPIKTCATCSGSGYVRETRQIFFGSFATESVCPHCKGEGKVPEKACKDCHGQGRIPLIKPVTLHVPAGIRDGEVIKLESEGESGLYGRHSGDLYATIHVRAHEHFRRQEDDIHYTLRIPLVEAVLGEDTKIVPTIDGKTKIRIPSGIDSGTVLKLREKGMPRLRARGRGDMLIKVEVETPKRLSRRAKELLEELRKELK
- a CDS encoding cupredoxin domain-containing protein, encoding MQKNLIIAIGVAIIVGGAFISQRRSKTSDPTHSPTPSSQMTVVPSVSPTPLTVLEEVRTFKEFTVTATQFTFEPSVIRVTKGDVVRLKLVNADVAHGIVIPEFNVNLMAGAGVFQTTEFTADKAGIFDFYCSVYCGSGHPGMRGQLVVE